A stretch of the Planktothricoides raciborskii GIHE-MW2 genome encodes the following:
- a CDS encoding M20/M25/M40 family metallo-hydrolase — protein MINKIQQFIGFVLLMILVAGMTIAPSHRNRASSPPATIPTPELVSEFSPIKTEEAPKPPETLSPIDFPTISSKRIFTDLENLAFERYSESQREQARQYIIDQLEAAGWETQQQEFEEGINLYGDRPGTDPDAGTILVAAHYDTVAFSPGADDNATGVATVLEIARLLKNRETARSLRVAFFDKEESGLWGSLAFAGNEQLRANLKGVIIADMIGYACHIPGCQSYPVNIPVTPPSNKGDFIVVIGDAENLPLLNTFNSVKTDAIASKNIHTSPVLTIPIPLKGVLTPDTLRSDHAPFWYQGIGAVLVTDTANLRNPHYHQPTDVVENIDREFFLGSAQLILNSTTTLLESHR, from the coding sequence ATGATAAATAAGATTCAGCAATTTATCGGGTTTGTGTTGTTGATGATTTTGGTAGCGGGAATGACGATCGCCCCCAGTCACAGAAACCGGGCTTCTTCTCCCCCGGCAACTATTCCCACCCCTGAACTTGTGTCCGAATTTTCACCCATCAAGACGGAGGAAGCCCCAAAACCACCGGAAACATTGTCACCGATTGATTTTCCTACGATATCTTCTAAGAGAATCTTCACCGACTTAGAGAACTTGGCTTTTGAGCGTTATTCTGAATCACAACGAGAACAAGCCCGTCAATATATTATCGATCAGCTAGAAGCAGCGGGATGGGAAACCCAGCAGCAAGAGTTTGAGGAGGGAATTAACCTCTATGGCGATCGCCCCGGAACAGACCCCGACGCTGGGACGATTTTAGTGGCTGCCCATTATGATACGGTGGCATTTTCTCCCGGCGCCGATGATAATGCCACGGGAGTGGCTACGGTTTTAGAAATTGCTCGGTTATTAAAAAATAGAGAAACGGCGCGATCGCTGCGAGTGGCTTTCTTTGACAAAGAAGAAAGTGGGCTTTGGGGCAGTTTGGCTTTTGCGGGCAATGAGCAACTCCGCGCTAACTTAAAAGGGGTAATTATCGCTGACATGATTGGCTATGCTTGCCATATTCCCGGATGTCAAAGCTATCCTGTGAATATCCCGGTTACTCCCCCTAGCAACAAAGGGGATTTTATTGTGGTGATTGGGGATGCGGAAAATTTACCCTTACTGAATACCTTCAATTCTGTAAAAACTGACGCGATCGCCAGTAAAAACATTCACACCAGCCCAGTTTTAACCATACCCATTCCGTTAAAAGGTGTTTTAACCCCAGATACCTTGCGTAGTGACCATGCACCTTTCTGGTATCAAGGGATTGGGGCGGTCTTGGTGACGGATACGGCCAACCTTCGCAATCCCCATTATCATCAGCCCACGGATGTGGTGGAAAATATTGATCGCGAGTTCTTTCTTGGTTCGGCGCAACTAATTCTCAACAGCACTACTACTTTATTAGAAAGTCACCGTTAG
- a CDS encoding PEP-CTERM sorting domain-containing protein has translation MKTLSSLGLGTSLIAATVTAATVVAVAPAQAASLDVGLHGSVGLSGDLDINDTANGFTWKFSENVVNDKFDDFAGLSFPADGSLPQINDLAFTCGIGNPTLCTTDPVTPFISFGTQSIKGEIAELTFNLDETQFISWEAFGTGTTVSFPYLTGAFKFNGTTLAKGQLSGGYTNWGSNQSSTYQMTLATDVPEPLTIMGSGLALGFGGLFQRNASKRKNQKSA, from the coding sequence ATGAAAACTTTATCTTCTTTAGGTCTAGGAACCAGTTTAATCGCCGCTACCGTCACCGCCGCCACCGTCGTAGCAGTCGCCCCAGCCCAAGCCGCCAGTCTAGATGTTGGTCTACATGGTAGTGTTGGCTTATCCGGAGACTTGGACATTAATGATACTGCCAATGGCTTTACTTGGAAATTTTCTGAGAATGTAGTTAATGATAAATTCGATGATTTTGCTGGACTATCATTTCCTGCGGACGGTTCTCTGCCTCAAATCAATGATTTGGCATTCACTTGTGGAATCGGAAACCCTACTCTTTGCACCACCGATCCTGTCACCCCATTCATTAGCTTTGGTACGCAAAGCATTAAGGGAGAAATAGCCGAGCTAACCTTTAATTTAGATGAAACTCAGTTCATTAGCTGGGAAGCCTTCGGCACTGGCACTACAGTTTCCTTCCCCTATTTGACTGGTGCGTTTAAGTTTAATGGTACTACCTTAGCTAAGGGTCAACTGTCGGGCGGCTACACAAATTGGGGTTCAAATCAAAGTTCAACTTATCAAATGACTTTAGCAACAGATGTACCGGAACCTTTGACTATTATGGGTAGTGGTTTAGCCTTGGGATTTGGTGGCTTATTCCAACGCAATGCCAGCAAGCGCAAAAATCAAAAATCTGCTTAA
- a CDS encoding PEP-CTERM sorting domain-containing protein → MKTLPSLDLRTSLIAASVTVATVVSVAPAQAIQLSGSMGLSGNLNITNTSNGFIWNFSQNVLNDKFGDFLGVSFADNSKPQISTLEFSCISAPSMFGVSMKSCTTDPIASFIDFGMQTIKGVTANLSFNLDAANYMSWGNNFFNTTSAAPAITGSLMFNGTTLAVGNFAGGKTGNSSTYQMTLAAVPTTIPEPSTTLGIGLTVGLAGLLRRKNSASKNNNTPA, encoded by the coding sequence ATGAAAACTTTACCATCTCTAGATTTAAGAACCAGCTTAATCGCCGCCAGTGTCACCGTCGCCACTGTGGTAAGCGTTGCCCCAGCCCAAGCGATTCAACTATCCGGTAGCATGGGACTGTCCGGAAACCTGAACATTACTAATACTAGCAACGGTTTTATCTGGAATTTTTCGCAAAATGTCCTCAACGATAAATTCGGTGATTTCCTAGGCGTCTCATTTGCGGACAATTCTAAACCGCAAATCAGTACCCTGGAATTTAGCTGTATATCCGCACCAAGTATGTTTGGTGTGTCGATGAAGTCTTGCACCACCGACCCGATCGCCTCATTCATCGACTTCGGTATGCAAACGATTAAGGGAGTCACCGCCAATCTCAGCTTTAACCTAGATGCCGCTAATTACATGAGTTGGGGAAATAACTTCTTTAACACCACATCTGCCGCCCCTGCTATTACTGGTTCATTAATGTTTAATGGTACAACTCTTGCGGTGGGCAATTTTGCTGGTGGTAAAACCGGAAACTCGTCAACTTATCAGATGACTTTGGCGGCAGTACCAACAACTATCCCAGAACCCTCCACCACTCTGGGAATTGGTTTGACCGTAGGTTTGGCTGGCTTACTGCGACGTAAAAACTCTGCCTCAAAAAACAACAATACACCGGCTTAA
- the gndA gene encoding NADP-dependent phosphogluconate dehydrogenase, whose amino-acid sequence MTKQKFGVIGLAVMGENLALNVERNGFPVAVYNRTAEKTDAFMTNRAGGKQVKATYSLEEFVESLERPRRILIMVKAGKPVDAVIDQLKPLLDPGDMIIDGGNSLYEDTDRRVAYLESTGLRYIGMGVSGGEEGALNGPSLMPGGTKEAYDEIEAIVTKIAAQVDDGPCVTYIGPKGAGHYVKMVHNGIEYGDMQLIAEAYDLLKNALGLDHNQLHEVFAEWNTTDELNSYLIEITADIFKQIDPETNKPLVELIVDAAGQKGTGRWTVVSSLELGVAIPTIGAAVNARIMSSSKEERIAASKELTGPTAKFDGDVKAFISKIRDALYCSKICSYAQGMALLSMASQEFGYDLDLGEIARIWKGGCIIRAGFLNKIKKAFSDNPSLPNLLLAPEFKQTILDRQQAWREVLILANTLGIPVPAFSASLDYFDSYRRASLPQNLTQAQRDYFGAHTYQRIDQEGSFHTEWGK is encoded by the coding sequence ATGACGAAACAGAAATTTGGTGTCATTGGTTTAGCCGTCATGGGTGAAAACCTCGCCCTGAACGTGGAACGCAATGGCTTTCCCGTAGCCGTATATAACCGGACAGCGGAAAAAACCGATGCTTTTATGACCAACCGCGCTGGTGGTAAGCAAGTCAAAGCCACCTACTCATTAGAAGAATTTGTCGAGTCCCTGGAACGTCCTCGGCGGATTTTGATTATGGTCAAAGCCGGTAAACCCGTAGATGCGGTCATTGACCAACTCAAACCCTTACTAGACCCCGGAGACATGATTATCGACGGCGGTAACTCTCTCTATGAAGATACCGATCGCCGAGTAGCATACTTAGAATCCACCGGACTCCGCTATATCGGTATGGGAGTTTCCGGGGGCGAAGAAGGCGCACTCAATGGCCCCAGTTTAATGCCCGGAGGCACCAAAGAAGCTTACGACGAAATAGAAGCGATCGTCACCAAAATTGCCGCCCAAGTCGATGATGGCCCTTGTGTCACCTACATTGGGCCCAAAGGAGCCGGTCACTACGTCAAAATGGTGCATAACGGCATTGAATACGGCGATATGCAATTAATTGCCGAAGCCTACGACCTCCTCAAAAACGCCTTGGGACTCGACCACAATCAACTCCATGAAGTATTTGCCGAATGGAACACCACCGACGAACTCAACTCATACTTAATTGAAATCACCGCTGACATATTCAAACAAATCGATCCAGAAACCAACAAACCTTTAGTCGAACTAATTGTCGATGCCGCCGGACAAAAAGGCACCGGACGCTGGACCGTGGTTAGTTCCTTAGAATTAGGCGTAGCCATTCCCACCATCGGTGCAGCGGTCAACGCCCGCATCATGTCTTCTAGCAAAGAAGAACGCATAGCCGCCAGCAAAGAACTCACCGGCCCAACCGCTAAATTTGACGGAGATGTCAAAGCGTTTATCAGCAAAATTCGCGATGCCCTATACTGCTCAAAAATTTGCTCTTATGCTCAAGGCATGGCCTTATTAAGTATGGCATCTCAAGAATTTGGCTACGATTTAGACTTAGGTGAAATTGCCCGAATTTGGAAAGGTGGCTGTATTATTCGCGCTGGATTTTTGAATAAAATTAAAAAAGCCTTCAGCGATAATCCTAGCCTACCCAATTTACTCTTAGCCCCAGAATTCAAACAAACAATTCTCGACCGACAACAAGCATGGCGAGAAGTCTTAATTCTGGCCAATACCCTAGGAATTCCCGTGCCTGCTTTTAGTGCATCATTAGATTACTTTGATAGTTACCGTCGTGCCAGTTTGCCCCAAAACTTGACCCAAGCCCAGCGAGATTATTTCGGTGCCCATACTTATCAACGAATTGATCAAGAAGGCAGTTTCCACACCGAATGGGGTAAATAG